The following proteins are encoded in a genomic region of Thioclava nitratireducens:
- a CDS encoding MlaC/ttg2D family ABC transporter substrate-binding protein: MPTIPTKTYCRSRRHVLGLGAAGVAAALLPGSAFALTDAQARSLIQKAVNDVNAAIASGRTGSALYAMFERIFARYADVNVIARSALGVAARQASPAQLSAFTKAFQGYLSRKYGKRFREFQGAKFQIQGARPVKTFYEVKTLASLPGQAPFEVLWQVSDRSGSDKFFNLIVEGVNMLASERAEIGAMLDRRRGNIDAMIEDLKRAG; this comes from the coding sequence ATGCCTACGATCCCTACGAAGACTTACTGCCGCAGTAGGCGACATGTTCTGGGCCTCGGCGCGGCGGGTGTCGCGGCGGCGCTGTTGCCGGGGTCGGCTTTCGCGCTGACGGATGCACAGGCGCGGTCGCTGATCCAGAAAGCGGTGAACGATGTAAATGCGGCCATCGCTTCTGGTCGCACCGGTTCCGCCCTCTACGCGATGTTCGAGCGGATTTTCGCGAGATATGCCGATGTGAACGTCATCGCGCGCTCGGCGCTGGGTGTCGCGGCGCGGCAGGCGAGCCCGGCGCAGCTTTCGGCCTTCACCAAGGCGTTCCAGGGCTATCTCTCGCGCAAATACGGCAAGCGCTTCCGAGAGTTTCAGGGGGCGAAGTTCCAGATACAGGGCGCGCGTCCGGTCAAGACCTTCTACGAGGTCAAGACACTCGCGAGCTTGCCGGGGCAGGCGCCGTTCGAGGTTCTGTGGCAGGTCTCCGATCGCTCGGGCAGCGACAAGTTCTTCAACCTGATCGTCGAAGGAGTAAACATGCTTGCCTCCGAGCGTGCGGAGATCGGTGCGATGCTCGACCGGCGCCGCGGCAATATCGACGCGATGATCGAGGACTTGAAGCGGGCCGGGTAA
- a CDS encoding transglycosylase domain-containing protein, protein MTQKGGGRGRLVADKRYSSSKQKPKASKPAKPRKTARRGGGGGGKPPRRQGPVTGLIIGLARLIWRVIWGIGWRLAMIVALVVGAATLYFYSTLPDYTKLLDGRTRGSVTMLDDQGKVFAWRGETFGGQIDAKNVSPYLRDAVVATEDRRFYHHFGISPRGIASAMAINMREGRGPFDGNGGSTITQQTAKLLCLGVKFDPKKWKNEAAYENDCRSGGLRRKIKEVPYAFALELKYSKDEILSIYLNRAYLGAGARGFEAASERYFGISAANVDPQQAAMLAGLLKAPSYYAPTSSLKRSQERAATVLSLMHEQGYLTDRQYLDAKNNPATLSQAAQKRAGGYFADWVMDTIPDFLSRDTTEDVVINTTLDQRIQSAAEDAMKSVYENKVSKGSKAESAIVVMSADGAVRGMVGGRATKVSGAFNHATMAQRQTGSTFKPFVYATALDLGYTPDSMVDDAPVTVKMPGSPDWSPRNYERSYMGPITLTTALEHSVNVATVRVSEAVGRENVIKVAEGFGFAQDLPNLPSVALGVGESDLLDMTGAYAGILNGGSSVQPYGLTSLTLKGDDQPLFGKPGGIGERVISQKAAQELTYMMRQVVLHGTGRRANIDGYEIAGKTGTTQSARDAWFIGFTSDYVVGVWMGNDDNSPLKGTTGGGLPAEIFHETMKRVLDGEDPKPLPMAHPGDWQVPDQQYQGQNQSAGQAPAQRQPQRRRRDPSQSILNELLNIFGSN, encoded by the coding sequence ATGACTCAGAAAGGCGGAGGGCGCGGGCGCCTCGTGGCCGACAAACGCTATTCCTCTTCGAAGCAGAAACCCAAGGCATCGAAACCCGCCAAGCCGCGCAAGACTGCGCGCCGCGGCGGCGGCGGCGGTGGCAAGCCTCCCCGGCGGCAGGGACCGGTCACCGGCCTGATCATCGGCCTCGCGCGGCTGATCTGGCGCGTGATCTGGGGAATCGGCTGGCGACTCGCGATGATCGTCGCGCTCGTGGTGGGCGCGGCGACCCTGTATTTCTACTCGACCCTGCCAGACTACACGAAGCTGCTCGACGGCCGCACGCGCGGCTCGGTCACTATGCTCGACGATCAGGGCAAGGTCTTCGCCTGGCGCGGCGAAACCTTCGGCGGGCAGATCGACGCGAAGAACGTCTCCCCCTATCTGCGCGACGCCGTGGTCGCGACCGAGGACCGCCGCTTCTACCATCATTTCGGCATCTCGCCGCGCGGCATCGCCTCGGCGATGGCCATCAACATGCGCGAAGGGCGCGGCCCGTTTGACGGCAACGGTGGCTCGACCATCACGCAGCAGACCGCCAAGCTTCTCTGCCTCGGCGTGAAGTTCGACCCGAAGAAGTGGAAGAACGAAGCCGCCTACGAAAACGACTGCCGGTCGGGCGGTCTGCGCCGCAAGATCAAGGAAGTCCCTTACGCCTTCGCGCTGGAGCTGAAATACTCCAAGGACGAAATCCTCTCGATCTATCTCAACCGCGCCTATCTCGGGGCCGGCGCGCGTGGCTTCGAGGCCGCGTCCGAGCGCTATTTCGGCATCTCGGCAGCGAATGTCGATCCGCAGCAGGCTGCAATGTTGGCGGGCCTTCTGAAAGCGCCGAGCTACTACGCCCCGACCTCCAGCCTGAAGCGCTCGCAAGAGCGGGCCGCGACCGTGCTCAGCCTGATGCATGAGCAGGGCTACCTGACGGATCGTCAATATCTGGACGCGAAGAACAACCCCGCGACGCTGAGCCAAGCGGCGCAGAAACGCGCAGGCGGCTATTTCGCAGATTGGGTGATGGACACCATCCCCGACTTCCTGTCGCGCGACACGACCGAGGACGTGGTCATCAACACCACGCTCGATCAGCGCATCCAGTCCGCCGCCGAAGACGCGATGAAATCGGTCTACGAGAACAAGGTCTCGAAGGGGTCAAAAGCCGAGTCCGCGATCGTCGTGATGAGCGCGGATGGCGCCGTGCGGGGCATGGTTGGCGGTCGGGCCACGAAGGTCTCGGGAGCGTTCAACCACGCCACGATGGCGCAACGCCAGACCGGCTCGACATTCAAGCCCTTCGTCTACGCGACCGCGCTAGATCTGGGCTACACGCCGGATTCGATGGTCGATGACGCGCCGGTCACGGTGAAGATGCCCGGCTCGCCCGATTGGAGCCCGCGCAACTACGAGCGCAGCTACATGGGGCCGATCACGCTGACGACCGCACTGGAGCATTCGGTGAACGTCGCGACCGTGCGCGTCTCCGAGGCCGTTGGCCGTGAGAACGTCATCAAGGTCGCGGAAGGCTTCGGCTTCGCGCAGGACCTGCCGAACCTGCCCTCGGTGGCGCTCGGCGTCGGGGAATCGGACTTGCTCGACATGACGGGGGCCTATGCAGGAATCCTCAATGGCGGCTCCTCGGTGCAACCCTATGGCCTGACCTCGCTGACACTGAAGGGCGACGATCAACCGCTCTTCGGCAAACCCGGCGGGATCGGTGAGCGGGTAATCTCGCAAAAAGCCGCACAGGAGCTGACCTACATGATGCGCCAGGTCGTGCTGCACGGCACCGGCCGCCGCGCCAATATCGACGGCTACGAGATCGCGGGCAAGACCGGCACCACGCAGAGCGCCCGCGATGCCTGGTTCATCGGGTTCACCTCCGACTACGTGGTCGGCGTCTGGATGGGCAATGACGACAACTCGCCGCTGAAAGGCACCACCGGAGGCGGCCTGCCCGCCGAGATCTTCCACGAGACGATGAAGCGCGTGCTCGACGGCGAAGATCCCAAGCCGCTGCCGATGGCCCATCCGGGCGACTGGCAGGTGCCGGATCAGCAATATCAGGGCCAAAACCAGAGTGCGGGCCAGGCCCCTGCCCAGCGACAGCCGCAACGGCGACGCCGCGACCCGTCTCAGTCGATTCTGAACGAGCTGCTCAACATCTTCGGCAGCAATTGA
- a CDS encoding MlaA family lipoprotein codes for MALIAALALGMAACAPAPPATGIHDPYEATNRKTHAFNKQLDSAFFRGDPADTSPPGPLTKTLYNVGSNLSLPGKVLNSLLQGRPEPAVKNTFRFFINSTIGLGGIFDPAGTDFSLPETDTDFGETLHVWGVGEGNYQELPIFGPSTTRDTVGMVVDFVIDPLNALPDKERIAAGALRFGGKIAKRDMYGTTVDSILYDSADSYAQSRLLYLQNRRYELNGEEASDANAYDPYEDLLPQ; via the coding sequence GTGGCTTTGATTGCGGCGCTCGCGCTGGGGATGGCCGCCTGCGCGCCTGCACCGCCCGCAACGGGTATTCACGACCCCTACGAGGCCACCAATCGCAAGACCCACGCGTTCAACAAGCAGCTTGATTCGGCGTTCTTCCGGGGCGATCCGGCCGATACGAGCCCGCCCGGTCCGCTCACGAAGACGCTTTATAACGTCGGCAGCAATCTCAGCCTTCCGGGCAAAGTGCTCAACTCGCTCCTGCAAGGGCGCCCCGAGCCGGCCGTGAAGAATACTTTCCGCTTCTTCATCAACTCGACGATCGGGCTGGGCGGCATCTTCGACCCGGCGGGGACTGATTTTTCGCTGCCCGAGACGGATACCGATTTCGGCGAGACGCTGCATGTCTGGGGCGTGGGCGAAGGAAATTACCAGGAATTGCCGATCTTCGGCCCGTCCACGACGCGCGATACGGTCGGGATGGTGGTCGATTTCGTGATCGATCCGCTGAACGCACTGCCCGACAAGGAGCGGATCGCCGCGGGCGCGCTGCGCTTCGGCGGCAAGATCGCGAAGCGCGACATGTATGGCACGACTGTCGATTCGATCCTGTACGATAGTGCCGACAGCTATGCCCAGAGTCGGCTTCTGTATCTGCAGAACCGGCGCTACGAACTCAACGGCGAGGAGGCCAGCGATGCGAATGCCTACGATCCCTACGAAGACTTACTGCCGCAGTAG